In Micromonospora ferruginea, the sequence AGCGCCTCGTAGGCCGAGCCGCCCAGCGCCAGGGTGGGCAGGCCGGCGCCCTCGTCGGCCGGCAGCGGCTCGAGCACCGCGTGGGTCACCGGGGTCACCGCCAGCCGCCGGATGCCCCGGTCGGCGCCGACGAACTCGCGGACGAACGCCGAGGCGGGCGAGCCGAGCAGCGCGGCCGGGGTGTCGTACTGCTCCAGGACGCCGCCCTCGGACAGCACGGCGATCCGGTCGCCCAGCCGCACCGCCTCGTCGAGGTCGTGGGTGACCAGCACGATGGTCTTGCGGACCTCGGCCTGCAACCGGAGGAACTCCTCCTGCAAGCGGGTGCGGACGATCGGGTCGACGGCCGAGAAGGGCTCGTCCATCAGCAGCACCACCGGGTCGGCGGCGAGCGCCCGGGCGACCCCCACCCGCTGCCGCTGGCCGCCGGAGAGCTCGTGCGGGTAGCGCTTGCCGAACTGCGCCGGATCGAGCCCGACCAGTTCCAGCAGCTCACCCACCCGGTCGCGGGTGCGGTCCCGGGACCAGCCCAGCAGCCCCGGCACGGTGGCCACGTTGGCGGCCACGGTCTGGTGCGGGAACAGGCCGACGTTCTGGATCACGTAGCCGATGCGGCGACGCAACGCCACCGGGTCGACCCGGGTGACGTCGTCGTCGCCGAGCAAAATCCGCCCATCGGTCGGCTCGATCAGCCGGTTGATCATCCGCAGCACGGTGGACTTGCCGCAGCCGGACGGGCCGATCAGCACCACCAGCTCGCCGGCCTTGACGTCCAGGCTCAGCTCGCGGACCGCCTCGGTGCCGTCCGGATAGCGCTTGCGGATGCGCTCCAGCGTGATCGAGGCGGCGCCGTGACCGGCGGTGGTCTCCGGGGTAACGTCCACGTGTGTTCCTCCACCTGAGCTACCGGGCCGCCCCGGGTAATCCGTGGTTCTCCTGGCAGTACGTGCGGGACAACTCTGACACCATCCTCGCCGCGCTGCGCGAGCACACCTGGCTGACCGCCCGGGCCGTGGTGATCGCCGCGTTGGTGGCGCTGCCGCTCGCGGTGGCAGCGTACTGGTTCCGGTCGCTGGCCGCGTCCATCCTGGCGTTGACCGGGGTGCTCTACACGATCCCGTCGCTGGCGCTGTTCGCCTTCCTCGCGCCCTATCTGGGGATCGGCGCGGCGACCGTGCTCACCGTGGTGGCGCTCTACGCGTTGCTGGTCATCGTGCGCAACACGCTGGCCGGCCTGAACCAGGTGCCACCGGAGGTGCGGGAGGCCGCCGAGGGCATGGGTTACGGCCGCTGGGGCCGGTTGTTCCGGATCGAGCTGCCGCTGGCGCTGCCCGGCATCCTCACCGGCGTACGGCTGGCGACGGTGTCCACGGTCGCGCTGGTCACGGTGGGGGTGGTGGTCGGCCGGGGCGGCCTCGGGCAGCTCATCTTCGCCGGCTTCCAGAACAACTTCTACAAGGCGCAGATCATGACCGGCACGGTGCTCTGCGTGCTGTTGGCGCTGGTGCTCGACCTGATCCTGGCCGGGGTGGGCCGGCTGCTCACCCCGTGGCTGCGCGGGAGAATCTCATGAACCCGGTGCAGGCGGCGGTGACCTGGCTGAACGACCCGCTCAACTGGACCAACCCCGGCGGGGTGCTGGACCGGCTCGGCGAGCACCTGAGCATGTCCGCCCTGGCGGTGCTGCTCGGCTGCCTGGTGGCCTGGCCGGTGGGCCTCTGGCTCGGGCACAGCGGGCGCGGTGGCGGGCTGGTGCTGCTGGTCTCCAACGTCACCCTGGCGATCCCCACCCTGGCCCTGCTCACCATCCTGCCGCTGACCTTCCTCGGGTTCGGCCGCGCGTCCGTGGTGGTGGCGCTCGCGGTGTTCGCGGTGCCGCCGCTGCTGGCGAACGCGTACACCGGGGTGCGGCAGGCCGATGCGGAGGCCCGGGACGCCGCGCGCGGAATGGGGCTCTCCGGCGGGCAGGTGCTGCGCCGGGTGGAGCTGCCGCTCGCGGTGCCCTATCTGGCGGCCGGGTTCCGGACCGCGTCCGTGCAGGTGGTGGCGACCGCCGCGCTGGCGTCGTTCGTCAACGGCGGCGGGCTGGGCCAGATCATCCGGGCCGGCTTCGGTCTGGACATCGCCGCCGGCGGCGGCCAGATCATCGCCGGCGGCCTGCTGGTGGCCGGCCTGGCGATGCTGGTCGAGGCCGTGCTCGCAGTGGTGGAGCGGATGGTGACGCCGCGTCCGCTGCGCCGGGTCCGGCGGCGGGCGAACCGCCGCGCCGAGGCGGCCACGGCCGGCGGCTGACCGCTCCTCCGGCCCGGTGTGAGTGCCGGGTCACCGTCCGGGTGACGATCGGATGACGAAAACCGCTCCGAATTTGTCGGTCGGGTCCGGAGGATGTTGGGTGAAGTCGCGGGCGGCGTTCGGATCGCCCGTCGGACACGCGGCCGGCCCGAAGGGGTCGCGCCGGGACACGGAAGGCGGGCAGTGATGCGCGCACGTTCACGGCTGGCCGCGGGGGCCTTCGGGGCCCTCGTCGCGGCGAGCCTCCTCACCGGCTGCGGCGACGCCGGCTCGTCCGGCACCGACGCGCCCGACGCCGGCGCCTCGGGCGCCGGCTGCGCCCCGGTGGCGGGTGACCAGTTGGTCGTCCTCACCGACGACAAGAAGCTCCAGAACACCGACAACGTCCTGCCCGCGATCAACGCGAAGGCGGCCACCCCGCCGCTGGTCGCCGCGCTCGACAAGGTCTCCGCGAAGCTCGACACGCCCAAGCTGATCCAGCTCAACCGGGCGGTCGACGTCGACCGCAAGACCCCGCAGGTGGCGGCGCAGGAGTTCGCCGGCGCCAACGGCGTGACCGACGGGATCGAGAAGGGCCCGGGCGGCCAGGTGACGGTCGGCGCGGGCAACTTCAGCGAGAGCCAGACCGTCGCCGAGCTCTACAAGATCGCGCTCACCGCCGCTGGCTACCAGGTCAAGGTGCAGACGATCGGCAACCGGGAGCTCTACGAGCCGGCCCTGCAGAAGGGCCAGATCCAGGTCGTTCCGGAATACGCCGCCACCATGGCCGAGTTCCTCAACACCAAGACCAACGGCAAGGACGCGCAGCCGGTCTCCTCGCCCGAGCTGGACAAGACGGTCTCGGCGCTCAAGTCCCAGGGCGACAAGGCCGGCCTGGTGTTCGGCCAGCCGTCCCAGGCGCAGGACCAGAACGCCTTCGCGGTCACCAAGGCCTTCGCCGACAAGTACGGCGTGTCGACCCTCTCCGACCTGGCCGCGAAGTGCTCGGGCCAGGCCACCGTGCTGGCCGGTCCGCCGGAGTGCCCGCAGCGGCCGAAGTGCCAGGCCGGTCTCGTCCAGGTCTACGACTTCAAGGCCGGCTCGTTCAGCTCGCTGGACGCGGGCGGCCCGCAGACCAAGAACGCGCTGAAGACCGGTTCCGCAAGCGTCGGCCTGGTGTTCTCCTCCGACGCCGCGCTCGCCACGAGCTGATCCACCGCCGCCGGCCGGTCGCACCTCGGTGACCGGCCGGCGGCGTCCCACCCGGGCGGCACGCTCAGCGCTCCGTGCACCGGGTCACGCCGACCCGTTCCCCTCCGGTGGAACTCTCGGTACTCTCCGATCCCATGCCCGCCTCGGTATCCCTCGCCGACAAGCGCACCCCGACGCCGCTGACCGTCCTGTTCTGGATCGGTGTGGGGCTGGCGCCCCTGGCGGCACTGATCCTGCTGGTCGCGGACGGCAACGGCACGCTCCGGTTCGGCGCCGTGCTCGCGATCCTCGCCGTGGTGCTGATCGGCCTGTCCATCGCGCTGCGGCCCGAGTCCGGTGGTGCCGGCGCCGAGGAGTTGCGCGAGGAGCTGGAACAGCTCCGCCGGGAGTTGCGGGCCGAGATCGTGGCCGCCGCCCAGCGCGGCAACCAGGCCCTCGACCAGGCACGTCGGGCGGAGGAAACGGCCGGCGCGGTGCGCCATCGACTCGACGCGGCCGCCGCGGGTCTGGCCGCCGCGCCCGTGGAGGAGCGGCCGGGTGGCCGGGCCCGGGTGCCGGCCGCCGGGGCGTACGAGGCGGGTCGGGTGCGCCGCGACGAGGACGAAGCCGGCGGTCGCTACGGCACCGACCAGCGGGCCGAGCCGTCCCGGGCGGGCCGTCACGACGTCGAGCGGACCGGGTCCGACACG encodes:
- a CDS encoding ABC transporter ATP-binding protein, yielding MDVTPETTAGHGAASITLERIRKRYPDGTEAVRELSLDVKAGELVVLIGPSGCGKSTVLRMINRLIEPTDGRILLGDDDVTRVDPVALRRRIGYVIQNVGLFPHQTVAANVATVPGLLGWSRDRTRDRVGELLELVGLDPAQFGKRYPHELSGGQRQRVGVARALAADPVVLLMDEPFSAVDPIVRTRLQEEFLRLQAEVRKTIVLVTHDLDEAVRLGDRIAVLSEGGVLEQYDTPAALLGSPASAFVREFVGADRGIRRLAVTPVTHAVLEPLPADEGAGLPTLALGGSAYEALGALLTSGAEQAVVTEEGRPVGLLTRARVLTLGAVD
- a CDS encoding ABC transporter permease, which produces MFLHLSYRAAPGNPWFSWQYVRDNSDTILAALREHTWLTARAVVIAALVALPLAVAAYWFRSLAASILALTGVLYTIPSLALFAFLAPYLGIGAATVLTVVALYALLVIVRNTLAGLNQVPPEVREAAEGMGYGRWGRLFRIELPLALPGILTGVRLATVSTVALVTVGVVVGRGGLGQLIFAGFQNNFYKAQIMTGTVLCVLLALVLDLILAGVGRLLTPWLRGRIS
- a CDS encoding ABC transporter permease; translation: MNPVQAAVTWLNDPLNWTNPGGVLDRLGEHLSMSALAVLLGCLVAWPVGLWLGHSGRGGGLVLLVSNVTLAIPTLALLTILPLTFLGFGRASVVVALAVFAVPPLLANAYTGVRQADAEARDAARGMGLSGGQVLRRVELPLAVPYLAAGFRTASVQVVATAALASFVNGGGLGQIIRAGFGLDIAAGGGQIIAGGLLVAGLAMLVEAVLAVVERMVTPRPLRRVRRRANRRAEAATAGG
- a CDS encoding glycine betaine ABC transporter substrate-binding protein; this translates as MRARSRLAAGAFGALVAASLLTGCGDAGSSGTDAPDAGASGAGCAPVAGDQLVVLTDDKKLQNTDNVLPAINAKAATPPLVAALDKVSAKLDTPKLIQLNRAVDVDRKTPQVAAQEFAGANGVTDGIEKGPGGQVTVGAGNFSESQTVAELYKIALTAAGYQVKVQTIGNRELYEPALQKGQIQVVPEYAATMAEFLNTKTNGKDAQPVSSPELDKTVSALKSQGDKAGLVFGQPSQAQDQNAFAVTKAFADKYGVSTLSDLAAKCSGQATVLAGPPECPQRPKCQAGLVQVYDFKAGSFSSLDAGGPQTKNALKTGSASVGLVFSSDAALATS